A genomic stretch from Telopea speciosissima isolate NSW1024214 ecotype Mountain lineage chromosome 7, Tspe_v1, whole genome shotgun sequence includes:
- the LOC122669574 gene encoding transmembrane 9 superfamily member 11-like produces METMQRLGTKGCLRQFWICILFSCLIFQSGDGFYLPGSYPHKYGVGDRLSVKVNSLTSIDTEIPFSYYSLPFCKPLEGVKDSAENLGELLMGDRIENSPYRFRMHTNETEIFLCKTDPLSADAYKLLTKRIDEMYQVNLILDNLPAIRYTKKEGYFLRWTGYPLGVKVQDVYYVFNHLKFTVLVHKYEETNVARVMGTGDAAEVIPTIEKSGSDVPGYMVVGFEVVPCSFQHNVDSVKNLKMYEKYPSSIRCDPSSVAMVVKQDQPMVFTYEVSYVESDIKWPSRWDAYLKMEGSKVHWFSILNSLMVITFLAGIVLVIFLRTVRRDLTRYDDLDKEAQAQMNEELSGWKLVVGDVFRAPDHPALLCIMVGDGIQILGMAVVTILFAALGFMSPASRGTLITGMLFFYMILGIAAGYVAVRLWRTIGCGDYTGWVSISWKAACFFPGIAFLILTTLNFLLWGSHSTGAIPFSLFVILILLWFCISVPLTLVGGYLGAKAPHIEYPVRTNQIPREIPAQKYPSWLLVLGAGTLPFGTLFIELFFIMSSIWMGRVYYVFGFLFIVLILLVVVCAEVSLVLTYMHLCVEDWRWWWKSFFASGSVAIYIFLYSINYLVFDLKNLSGPVSATLYIGYSLFIVLAIMFATGTVGFLSSFWFVHYLFSSVKLD; encoded by the coding sequence ATGGAAACCATGCAAAGACTGGGGACGAAGGGCTGTTTGCGTCAATTTTGGATCTGTATCTTGTTTTCCTGCTTGATTTTTCAATCCGGAGATGGATTTTATCTTCCGGGTAGTTACCCTCACAAATATGGTGTTGGCGACCGGTTATCAGTGAAAGTAAATTCTCTTACTTCGATCGACACTGAAATACCCTTCAGCTATTACAGTCTCCCATTCTGCAAGCCCCTTGAGGGCGTGAAGGACAGTGCGGAAAACCTCGGTGAGCTTCTCATGGGGGATAGAATCGAAAATTCGCCTTACAGGTTTCGGATGCACACCAATGAGACCGAGATCTTTCTCTGCAAAACCGATCCCTTATCTGCTGATGCGTACAAACTTTTGACGAAGAGGATCGATGAGATGTATCAGGTAAATCTGATCCTTGACAACCTTCCTGCTATTCGGTACACGAAGAAAGAAGGTTACTTCCTCCGATGGACCGGTTATCCTCTTGGGGTCAAGGTTCAAGACGTATACTATGTGTTCAACCATTTGAAGTTCACAGTTCTGGTTCACAAGTACGAGGAGACCAATGTGGCTCGAGTTATGGGGACTGGCGATGCTGCTGAGGTTATCCCTACAATCGAGAAGTCTGGATCAGATGTGCCCGGTTACATGGTTGTTGGGTTCGAGGTGGTTCCCTGTAGTTTCCAGCACAACGTGGATTCAGTGAAGAATCTGAAGATGTACGAGAAGTACCCATCATCTATTCGCTGTGATCCCAGCAGTGTTGCAATGGTCGTTAAGCAAGATCAGCCCATGGTCTTCACCTACGAAGTCTCGTACGTGGAGAGCGATATCAAGTGGCCTTCGAGATGGGATGCATATCTGAAAATGGAGGGATCCAAGGTGCACTGGTTCTCGATTCTCAATTCTCTAATGGTGATCACTTTCCTCGCTGGTATTGTGCTTGTGATCTTCTTGAGGACTGTTCGTAGAGACCTTACTCGCTATGATGACCTCGACAAGGAAGCTCAAGCCCAGATGAACGAGGAGTTATCTGGGTGGAAGCTTGTTGTGGGAGATGTCTTTAGAGCTCCAGACCATCCGGCACTTCTCTGTATAATGGTTGGAGATGGAATTCAGATTCTTGGAATGGCTGTTGTGACAATCTTGTTTGCTGCCCTGGGATTCATGTCTCCAGCTTCTCGGGGCACTCTAATCACTGGTATGCTATTCTTCTATATGATCCTTGGAATTGCAGCTGGTTATGTTGCTGTGCGGCTTTGGaggacgattggatgtggtgaTTACACAGGATGGGTTTCAATCTCTTGGAAGGCTGCTTGCTTCTTCCCTGGTATTGCCTTTCTGATACTGACCACTTTGAATTTCCTTTTGTGGGGTAGCCATAGCACTGGAGCCATTCCTTTCTCATTGTTTGTTATTCTAATTTTGCTCTGGTTCTGCATCTCTGTGCCTCTTACTCTTGTGGGTGGGTACCTTGGAGCTAAGGCACCTCACATTGAGTACCCAGTTAGGACCAATCAGATCCCTCGTGAAATCCCAGCTCAAAAATACCCATCTTGGTTGTTAGTCCTTGGAGCAGGAACTCTTCCTTTTGGTACTCTCTTCATTGAGCTTTTCTTTATAATGTCTAGCATTTGGATGGGCCGTGTTTACTATGTTTTTGGATTCTTATTCATCGTTCTGATCCTCCTTGTGGTTGTCTGTGCCGAAGTGTCCCTTGTCCTCACTTACATGCACCTTTGTGTTGAGGactggaggtggtggtggaagtCCTTCTTTGCTTCTGGTTCGGTTGCCATCTACATTTTCTTGTACTCCATTAACTATCTCGTATTCGATCTAAAAAATCTAAGTGGCCCTGTCTCAGCTACCCTTTACATTGGTTACTCACTCTTCATCGTTCTAGCAATCATGTTTGCCACAGGCACAGTTGggttcctctcttccttctggTTTGTGCATTACCTGTTCTCTTCAGTGAAACTAGATTGA
- the LOC122668226 gene encoding uncharacterized protein LOC122668226 — MTKEGVSGQKVETSDDFVSLLKAIQQLGRRKDTLEMLSQGFCPRDKGLLQSRLEDLSNGKFDMLPSSNGNYSESLTDLCSVNSTSLFSPRIHILQKANNISIKIY, encoded by the exons ATGACGAAAGAAGGTGTTTCTGGCCAGAAAGTGGAAACTTCCGACGACTTTGTGTCTCTTTTGAAAGCTATTCAGCAGCTTGGTCGGCGGAAGGATACCCTGGAGATGTTATCTCAAGGGTTCTGTCCACGGGACAAGGGTTTATTGCAGAGTCGCCTTGAGGATCTCTCTAATG GAAAATTTGATATGCTACCATCTTCAAATGGTAATTATTCTGAGAGTTTGACTGATTTGTGTTCTGTGAATTCAACGAGCTTGTTTTCACCAAGGATCCACATCTTACAGAAAGCGAATAACATTTCTATAAAAATTTATTGA
- the LOC122669575 gene encoding transmembrane 9 superfamily member 11-like produces the protein MVRFHQIWIWVLLCCLILPSGDGFYLPGSYPHKYEVGDEFSVKVNSLTSIDAEVPFSYYSLPFCKPLEGVKDSRENLGELLMGDRIENSPLRFKMQTNETEIFLCQTGSLSADDFSFLTKRIDEMYQVNLILDNLPAIRYTKKDSYLIRWTGYPVGIKVKDVYYVFNHLKFTVLVHKYEESNMARVMGTGDAGEVIPTVEKSGSNVPGYMVVGFEVVPCSFQHDAEVVKKLNMYDNYPSPIRCDPSTVAMAVKQGQSMAFTYEVNFVESDIKWPSRWDAYLKMEGAKVHWFSILNSLMVITFLAGIVLVIFLRTVRRDLTRYEQLDKEAQAQMNEELSGWKLVVGDVFRTPNNPALLCIMAGDGVQILGMGVVTILFAALGFMSPASRGGLLTGMLFFYMFLGIAAGYVAVRLWRTINCNDNMGWISIAWKAACFFPGIALLILTTLNFLLWGSHSTGAIPFSIFVVLILLWFCISVPLTLVGGYLGAKAPHIDFPVRTNQIPREVPAQKYPSWLLVLGAGTLPFGTLFIEFFFILSSIWMGRVYYVFGFLFIVLILLVVVCAEVSLVLTYMHLCVEDWKWWWKSFFASGSVALYIFLYSINYLIFDLRNLSGPVSATLYLGYSLFIGVAIMLATGTVGFLSSFWFVHYLFSSVKLD, from the coding sequence ATGGTCCGTTTCCATCAAATTTGGATCTGGGTATTGCTTTGCTGCTTGATCCTTCCATCCGGAGATGGATTCTATCTACCTGGTAGTTACCCTCACAAATACGAAGTTGGCGACGAGTTTTCAGTGAAAGTAAATTCTCTTACTTCCATCGATGCTGAGGTGCCCTTCAGCTATTACAGTCTACCCTTTTGTAAACCTCTTGAGGGCGTGAAGGACAGCCGAGAAAACCTCGGTGAACTCCTTATGGGGGATAGGATCGAGAATTCGCCTCTCAGGTTTAAGATGCAAACCAACGAGACCGAGATATTTCTCTGCCAAACTGGTTCCTTATCAGCCGATGACTTCAGCTTTTTGACGAAGAGGATCGATGAGATGTATCAGGTGAATCTGATCCTCGACAACCTCCCTGCCATTCGTTACACGAAGAAAGATAGTTACCTCATCCGATGGACCGGTTACCCCGTCGGTATCAAGGTTAAGGACGTGTACTACGTGTTCAACCATTTGAAGTTCACGGTTCTGGTTCACAAGTACGAGGAAAGCAATATGGCCCGAGTGATGGGCACTGGTGACGCTGGTGAGGTGATCCCTACAGTGGAGAAGTCCGGATCAAATGTGCCTGGGTACATGGTTGTGGGATTTGAGGTAGTTCCGTGCAGTTTCCAGCACGATGCGGAAGTGGTAAAGAAACTGAATATGTATGATAATTACCCATCTCCTATTCGTTGTGATCCTTCCACTGTGGCAATGGCAGTTAAGCAAGGTCAGTCAATGGCCTTCACCTATGAGGTTAACTTCGTGGAGAGTGATATCAAATGGCCATCGAGATGGGATGCATATTTGAAGATGGAGGGAGCTAAGGTCCACTGGTTCTCGATTCTCAACTCTCTAATGGTGATCACTTTCCTTGCTGGTATTGTGCTCGTAATATTCTTGAGGACTGTTCGTCGAGACCTTACTCGCTACGAGCAGCTTGACAAGGAAGCACAGGCTCAGATGAACGAGGAGCTGTCTGGGTGGAAGCTTGTTGTGGGAGATGTCTTCCGGACTCCAAACAATCCAGCACTCCTTTGTATAATGGCAGGTGATGGTGTTCAGATCCTGGGAATGGGAGTTGTGACCATCTTGTTTGCTGCCCTTGGCTTCATGTCTCCAGCTTCTCGTGGAGGCCTCCTCACTGGTATGCTGTTCTTCTACATGTTCCTTGGAATTGCGGCGGGTTATGTAGCCGTGCGGCTTTGGAGGACAATCAACTGTAATGATAACATGGGATGGATTTCAATTGCATGGAAGGCTGCCTGCTTCTTCCCTGGTATCGCCTTACTGATTCTCACCACTCTGAACTTCCTTTTGTGGGGTAGCCACAGTACTGGGGCaattccattttccatttttgttgTTCTGATTTTGCTCTGGTTCTGCATCTCTGTGCCTCTTACTCTTGTGGGTGGGTACCTTGGGGCTAAGGCACCTCACATTGACTTCCCTGTTCGGACCAATCAGATCCCTCGTGAAGTTCCAGCTCAAAAATACCCATCTTGGTTATTGGTGCTTGGAGCAGGGACTCTTCCTTTTGGGACCCTCTTCATTGAGTTCTTCTTCATACTGTCTAGCATTTGGATGGGCCGTGTCTATTATGTTTTTGGATTCTTGTTCATCGTACTAATCCTTCTTGTGGTAGTATGTGCTGAAGTGTCCCTTGTCCTCACTTACATGCACCTTTGTGTGGAGGACTGGAAGTGGTGGTGGAAATCCTTCTTTGCGTCTGGTTCAGTTGCCCTGTACATTTTCTTGTACTCCATAAACTATCTCATTTTCGATCTCAGGAATCTGAGCGGACCTGTCTCGGCTACTCTTTACTTGGGTTACTCGCTCTTCATAGGTGTAGCAATCATGCTTGCCACGGGCACAGTTGggttcctttcttccttctggTTTGTGCATTACCTGTTTTCATCAGTGAAACTAGATTGA
- the LOC122667574 gene encoding F-box/LRR-repeat protein 2-like, which produces MADQWEYLPEECWESVFVRLGHNRYLEAPSLVCKRFHSISNRLRSSLTVSDPTVLLHGGISGLIRRFQQLKRIDFVEFHGDADMLLREIGRSGLNLEVLNLSKQRRLPVQGMMELGAKVKTLRILICSRLCFLQDSDLIAIADSFPSLTELDISYPEQDSGSLTKIGSTEDDCAVSGSFPGTVSDVGIAMLSSKLQRLCRIDVSGNHFISDRSLLSLSSKCDFLREIAARDCSLISEIGIALAIRHNPHLISLSVNGSKIPSSASSSSSFTIESSLICARALCTLDFSQMIISDDLLTSIIQADLPLLKLALSHCRGFTFAGISSLLCKYCSLNYLDIEGAAFLTDQSMLELSQYLHDLNFINLNSCSNLSNSAFFLLAKTCPYLEEIRMERTGIGKEDCPSDFKKNFQLQNLKLSWNKYLSDETLQRIAMVCPNLRSLDISHCWGITGEGIGHIGMNCCEINMLRVNGCGGLSNLGMNFGFSKLEVLYASESGIDNEGLRMISQSCRRLLCLNLEGCLGVTAKGVREVVANSKGLKEISLKKCCNVASDVIAWMVFSRPSLRKLIPPSEFVSTEKQREFFLRHGCWVLDG; this is translated from the coding sequence ATGGCGGATCAATGGGAATATTTGCCGGAAGAGTGCTGGGAATCGGTGTTCGTTCGCTTGGGACATAATCGATACTTGGAAGCCCCATCGTTAGTATGCAAACGGTTTCATTCGATCTCCAATCGACTTCGATCCAGTTTAACCGTATCTGATCCTACAGTTCTACTCCACGGAGGTATTTCTGGTCTTATTCGAAGATTTCAGCAGCTCAAGCGTATAGATTTCGTCGAATTTCATGGCGATGCGGATATGCTTCTCCGGGAGATCGGGCGCTCTGGATTGAACCTCGAAGTCCTCAATCTCTCGAAGCAGAGGCGTCTTCCCGTGCAAGGCATGATGGAATTGGGAGCCAAGGTGAAGACTTTGAGGATTTTGATCTGTTCTAGACTGTGTTTCTTGCAGGACAGTGATTTGATTGCAATCGCTGATTCGTTCCCGTCACTCACGGAACTTGACATTAGTTATCCAGAGCAGGATTCCGGTTCTTTGACTAAGATAGGTTCCACGGAGGATGACTGTGCAGTCTCAGGTTCTTTTCCAGGTACTGTGTCCGATGTGGGGATTGCGATGTTGTCCTCGAAGCTTCAGAGACTCTGCAGAATTGATGTATCAGGAAATCATTTCATTTCGGatcgatctcttctttctctttcatccaAGTGTGATTTTCTGAGAGAAATTGCGGCTCGTGATTGCAGCCTCATAAGCGAAATTGGCATCGCTTTGGCGATCCGTCACAATCCTCATTTGATTTCCCTATCAGTAAATGGAAGCAAGATCCCTTCTTCTGcttcatcgtcttcttcttttacaatcGAAAGCTCTCTCATTTGTGCGAGAGCGTTGTGCACTCTTGATTTCTCTCAAATGATCATTTCAGACGATCTTCTTACTTCAATCATCCAAGCTGATCTTCCATTGCTAAAGCTTGCATTATCCCACTGCCGAGGATTCACATTTGCCGGAATCTCTTCACTGTTGTGCAAGTACTGTTCTCTAAACTACTTAGACATAGAAGGAGCAGCTTTCCTGACCGACCAGTCCATGTTGGAGTTATCCCAGTATCTTCATGATCTAAACTTCATAAACCTTAACTCTTGCTCTAATCTTTCAAATTCAGCCTTCTTCTTGTTGGCGAAAACATGTCCATATCTGGAGGAAATCAGAATGGAGAGAACAGGTATAGGCAAAGAAGATTGCCCTTCCGACTTCAAGAAGAACTTCCAACTTCAAAACTTGAAATTGTCTTGGAACAAGTATCTAAGCGACGAAACCCTTCAGAGGATAGCAATGGTCTGTCCCAACTTAAGATCACTTGATATAAGCCACTGTTGGGGTATTACAGGAGAAGGAATTGGGCACATTGGGATGAACTGCTGCGAGATTAACATGCTAAGAGTAAATGGATGCGGCGGGTTAAGTAACCTCGGGATGAATTTTGGGTTTTCCAAATTGGAAGTTCTTTATGCTTCAGAATCAGGAATCGACAATGAGGGACTACGGATGATAAGTCAGAGCTGTCGTCGGCTTCTGTGTTTGAACTTAGAAGGGTGTCTCGGAGTAACTGCGAAAGGAGTGAGAGAAGTAGTGGCGAATTCCAAAGGACTGAAAGAGATTAGCTTGAAGAAGTGTTGCAATGTTGCTTCTGATGTCATAGCTTGGATGGTGTTCTCAAGGCCATCGCTGAGGAAGCTAATTCCACCATCTGAGTTTGTTTCCACTGAGAAGCAGAGGGAATTTTTCTTGAGGCACGGGTGTTGGGTTCTGGACGGTTAG